One genomic region from Gammaproteobacteria bacterium encodes:
- a CDS encoding radical SAM protein, with amino-acid sequence MKDLNILPNASTAANGLGGGRVAARPRVAESPPQVPLRALDQLWFQVSGTVCNLRCRHCFISCSPDNHSFWFMTRGQVAAALAESVPLGVKEYYFTGGEPFMNHEMCGILEDTLELGPATVLTNATLLPERTVRELARLAAGSPYSLELRVSLDGVTPEMNDAIRGEGTFARCIEGVERLVDAGFLPIITAMQSWLDAETGRILGGFRELLADVGYDRARLKIIPPLLIGEEARRTQGYAPSMRVTHEMLHGFDLDQLLCTRARLVTAAGVHVCPILLDYPDARLGDTLGEAVARPASLSEQACYTCYLHGSICANTAASSEF; translated from the coding sequence ATGAAAGACCTCAACATCCTTCCCAACGCGTCCACCGCCGCCAACGGCCTTGGCGGAGGCCGGGTTGCGGCTCGGCCGCGCGTCGCCGAGTCGCCTCCGCAGGTGCCGCTGCGGGCCCTGGACCAGCTCTGGTTCCAGGTGAGCGGCACGGTGTGCAACCTGCGCTGCCGGCACTGCTTCATCTCGTGCAGCCCGGACAACCATTCGTTCTGGTTCATGACCCGCGGCCAGGTCGCCGCAGCCCTCGCCGAGTCCGTCCCGCTGGGAGTGAAGGAGTACTACTTCACCGGTGGCGAGCCCTTCATGAATCACGAGATGTGCGGCATCCTCGAGGATACGCTGGAGCTCGGGCCGGCTACGGTGCTGACCAACGCGACCCTCCTGCCCGAGCGGACGGTGCGCGAATTGGCCCGGCTGGCGGCCGGATCGCCTTATTCGCTGGAACTGCGGGTGAGCCTGGACGGGGTCACCCCGGAGATGAACGACGCCATCCGCGGAGAGGGAACCTTCGCGCGCTGCATCGAGGGCGTGGAACGTCTGGTCGACGCCGGGTTCCTGCCCATCATCACCGCCATGCAAAGCTGGCTCGACGCCGAGACCGGACGCATCCTGGGAGGCTTTCGCGAGCTTCTGGCGGATGTGGGCTACGACCGCGCCCGGCTGAAGATCATCCCGCCGCTGCTCATCGGCGAAGAGGCCCGCCGCACCCAGGGATATGCTCCGTCGATGCGGGTCACCCACGAGATGCTGCACGGCTTCGATCTCGATCAGCTTCTGTGCACGCGCGCGCGACTGGTCACGGCCGCCGGGGTCCACGTCTGCCCCATCCTGCTCGACTATCCGGACGCGCGCCTGGGCGACACCCTCGGCGAAGCGGTGGCGCGGCCCGCCTCGCTGTCCGAGCAGGCATGTTACACCTGCTACCTGCACGGGTCCATCTGCGCCAACACGGCGGCGAGCAGCGAGTTCTAG
- a CDS encoding RNA degradosome polyphosphate kinase, translating to MTQAAAAQTLTPEAPERFINRELSWLAFNERVLAESSSSRHPLLERLRFLSISATNLDEFYMVRVAGLRAQVDAGITTTTPEGMTPARQLRAIDRRARALMVRQQKRWREMRDELRAVGIVIAHPSELSGAARSALDAYFDEQIFQVLTPLAVDPAHPFPFIPNTGYAMVLSLARPRDGTEMHALLPLPSQIDRFIAVPGESQRFIRLEELLGMHLDSLFPGFAVRETGYFRVIRDSDVEIEDEAEDLLLEFESALKRRRRGRVIHLRVSRGMSGTLQRFLMRELDVGPGDIFREGDLLGLGDTAQLIGDDRPDLVFSPYNARFPERIRDFGGDCFAAIRMKDILVHHPYESFDVVVQLLRQAAEDPAVVAIKQTLYRTSQDSPIVTALIEAAEAGKNVTALVELKARFDEAANIAFARGMERAGVHVVFGVAELKTHAKISLVVRREAGSLRSYVHFGTGNYHPVTAKIYTDLSYFTCDPALARDAARAFNFMTGYARPEGLDQLAIAPFTMRSTLLELIAGEAERARRGEPAGIWAKMNSLLDSEVIDALYDASRAGVKIHLVVRGICCLRPGVAGLSENITVTSIVGRFLEHSRIVCVGGGAELPSDRAKVFISSADWMPRNLDRRVELLVPVTNRTVHRQILDEIMVANLKDTEGSWRLAADGSYRRVADGKRPFSAHDYFMNNPSLSGRGSALERDQGPVLRLHSEGGTKG from the coding sequence GTGACCCAGGCAGCTGCTGCCCAGACCCTGACGCCTGAAGCCCCCGAGCGCTTCATCAACCGGGAGCTCTCGTGGCTGGCGTTCAACGAGCGCGTGCTGGCGGAGTCCTCGAGCTCCCGCCATCCGCTGCTGGAGCGGCTGCGCTTCCTCTCCATCTCCGCCACGAACCTCGACGAGTTCTACATGGTGCGCGTGGCGGGGCTGAGGGCCCAGGTGGACGCCGGCATCACCACCACGACCCCCGAGGGCATGACGCCGGCGCGGCAGCTCCGGGCCATCGACCGGCGCGCCAGGGCGCTGATGGTGCGCCAGCAGAAGAGATGGCGCGAAATGCGTGACGAACTGCGCGCCGTCGGCATCGTCATCGCGCATCCGAGCGAGCTGAGCGGGGCCGCACGTTCGGCCCTGGATGCCTACTTCGACGAGCAGATCTTTCAGGTCCTCACCCCGCTGGCCGTGGACCCCGCGCATCCCTTCCCCTTCATCCCCAATACCGGATACGCGATGGTGCTGTCGCTGGCGCGCCCGCGGGACGGCACCGAGATGCACGCCCTGCTTCCGCTGCCTTCCCAGATCGACCGCTTCATCGCCGTTCCGGGAGAGAGCCAGCGCTTCATTCGCCTCGAGGAACTGCTCGGGATGCACCTGGACAGCCTCTTCCCGGGCTTTGCGGTCAGGGAGACCGGGTATTTCCGCGTGATCCGCGACAGCGACGTGGAGATCGAGGATGAAGCCGAGGATCTGCTGCTGGAGTTCGAATCCGCGCTCAAGCGCAGGCGCAGGGGGCGGGTCATCCACCTGAGGGTGTCGCGCGGGATGTCCGGGACCCTGCAGCGCTTCCTGATGCGCGAGCTGGACGTCGGCCCCGGGGACATCTTCCGCGAGGGCGATCTGCTGGGGCTGGGCGACACCGCGCAGCTCATCGGCGACGATCGCCCGGATCTGGTGTTTTCGCCCTACAACGCACGCTTCCCGGAGCGGATTCGCGACTTCGGCGGGGACTGCTTCGCCGCCATCCGCATGAAGGACATCCTCGTACACCACCCGTACGAGAGCTTCGACGTGGTGGTGCAGTTGCTGCGCCAGGCCGCCGAGGATCCGGCCGTGGTGGCCATCAAGCAGACGCTCTACCGGACCAGCCAGGACTCGCCCATCGTGACGGCGCTGATCGAGGCGGCAGAGGCGGGCAAGAACGTGACCGCGCTGGTCGAGCTGAAGGCCCGTTTCGACGAAGCGGCCAACATCGCGTTCGCGCGGGGGATGGAGCGCGCCGGGGTGCACGTCGTCTTCGGGGTGGCGGAACTGAAGACGCACGCCAAGATCTCGCTGGTGGTGCGGCGGGAGGCGGGGTCGCTCCGCTCCTACGTCCACTTCGGGACGGGGAACTACCACCCGGTGACCGCCAAGATCTACACCGACCTGTCGTATTTCACGTGCGATCCGGCGCTGGCGCGCGATGCCGCGCGGGCGTTCAACTTCATGACCGGGTATGCGCGTCCGGAGGGCCTCGACCAGCTAGCGATCGCACCCTTCACCATGCGCAGCACGCTGCTCGAACTCATCGCAGGGGAAGCCGAGCGCGCGCGCCGGGGAGAGCCCGCAGGCATCTGGGCCAAGATGAACTCCCTGCTCGACAGCGAGGTCATCGACGCCCTCTACGACGCCTCGCGCGCGGGCGTGAAGATTCATCTCGTGGTGCGCGGCATCTGCTGCCTGCGCCCCGGGGTCGCCGGGCTCTCGGAGAACATCACCGTGACCAGCATCGTGGGCCGGTTCCTCGAGCACTCGCGCATCGTGTGCGTGGGGGGCGGGGCGGAGTTGCCCTCGGATCGGGCGAAGGTGTTCATCTCATCGGCTGACTGGATGCCGCGCAACCTGGACCGGCGCGTGGAGCTGCTGGTTCCGGTCACCAACCGGACGGTGCACCGCCAGATTCTCGACGAGATCATGGTCGCGAACCTGAAGGACACCGAGGGCAGTTGGCGCCTGGCGGCCGACGGGTCCTACCGCCGGGTGGCGGACGGGAAGCGCCCGTTCAGCGCCCACGACTACTTCATGAACAACCCCAGCCTGTCGGGACGGGGCAGCGCGCTGGAGCGGGACCAGGGTCCGGTGCTGCGGCTGCACTCGGAGGGAGGCACAAAGGGCTGA
- a CDS encoding Ig-like domain-containing protein — protein sequence MPAHLIRSDTVAAIVLPAIVVACLAGCGADDTPVAPPSTGPATIVLSPSAVTLPAIGDTIRVGAAAADADGHRVADVSFTWESSDLSVATVDSAGVVQAAGKGHAMITAAAGSISGTALATVPGPAPFDATPPPADPTPVAPEIMACRGWEEWFVGDFSYFNNVWNRQDTRDYEQCIMRRTVPGLVERVEYGWRWRWPTRRGQVKAYPELIYGHKPWHPRSTTPELPRRIDAIEALEVDYAAYLAVEGTYNLAFDFWITRDDPPSVSGISHEVMVWLDHDFRPAGQQFYVGPVRIEGVLWDLYHWPDRVWPNADGDRELVADYMALVRHRDLLVGSVDLLSLFRYLIDRGYLPADHYLTAIEFGNEAVSGTGELWLKDFRVHLR from the coding sequence ATGCCGGCACACCTGATCAGGTCCGATACCGTGGCCGCCATCGTCCTCCCGGCGATCGTCGTCGCGTGCCTGGCCGGCTGCGGTGCGGACGACACGCCGGTTGCGCCGCCGTCGACCGGACCCGCGACCATCGTCCTCTCCCCCTCCGCAGTCACGCTGCCGGCCATCGGGGACACGATCCGGGTGGGGGCGGCCGCCGCGGACGCGGACGGTCACAGAGTTGCGGATGTCTCCTTCACATGGGAATCGAGCGACCTGTCGGTGGCAACCGTGGACTCGGCTGGCGTCGTGCAGGCGGCCGGAAAGGGACACGCGATGATCACGGCGGCGGCGGGTTCGATCTCGGGGACCGCCCTGGCGACCGTCCCCGGACCCGCACCATTCGACGCCACGCCTCCGCCCGCGGATCCCACGCCCGTGGCGCCGGAGATCATGGCCTGCCGGGGCTGGGAAGAGTGGTTCGTGGGTGACTTCTCCTACTTCAACAACGTCTGGAACCGGCAGGACACGAGAGACTACGAGCAATGCATCATGCGGCGGACCGTGCCCGGGCTGGTCGAGAGGGTGGAATACGGCTGGCGATGGCGCTGGCCGACGAGGAGGGGGCAGGTCAAGGCCTACCCGGAGCTCATCTACGGGCACAAGCCCTGGCATCCACGGTCGACCACGCCGGAGCTTCCTCGACGAATCGACGCAATCGAGGCCCTGGAGGTCGACTACGCGGCCTATCTCGCCGTCGAGGGCACGTACAACCTCGCGTTCGACTTCTGGATCACGCGCGACGATCCGCCCAGCGTGTCCGGCATCTCACACGAAGTGATGGTCTGGCTGGATCATGATTTCCGGCCGGCGGGGCAGCAGTTCTATGTCGGCCCGGTCCGGATCGAGGGCGTCCTGTGGGATCTGTACCACTGGCCGGACAGAGTCTGGCCGAACGCCGACGGCGACCGCGAGCTGGTCGCCGACTACATGGCTCTGGTGCGGCACCGGGATCTGCTGGTCGGTTCCGTCGACCTGCTGTCCCTCTTCCGCTACCTGATCGACCGGGGCTATCTCCCCGCCGACCACTACCTGACCGCGATCGAGTTTGGCAACGAGGCGGTGAGCGGCACCGGCGAACTCTGGCTCAAGGACTTCCGGGTCCACCTCCGCTGA
- a CDS encoding DUF222 domain-containing protein: MMIASRDLLCDTRKKPLSRPDDDDELRKISDRIAELAAGINAAEARMMALIADFDRRGGWKDGFGSCAEWLAWKIGITIGPARERVRAARALENLPETADALRDGTISYAKVRALTRVATPESETELLEFARAGSAAKLERMVRMWKKRNTRGTNPGRKSYKVLQGCTICVSCRWTGPGWTVPRQREKRT; encoded by the coding sequence ATGATGATTGCATCCCGGGACCTTCTCTGCGACACTCGCAAGAAGCCTCTTTCCCGGCCCGACGACGACGATGAACTTCGCAAGATCAGCGATCGCATCGCGGAACTGGCCGCGGGAATCAACGCGGCAGAAGCCCGGATGATGGCCCTCATCGCCGATTTCGATCGCCGAGGCGGCTGGAAAGACGGGTTCGGTTCATGCGCCGAGTGGCTGGCCTGGAAGATCGGCATCACGATCGGGCCGGCCCGCGAGCGGGTCCGCGCCGCCCGCGCGCTGGAGAACCTGCCGGAGACGGCCGACGCCCTTAGGGACGGGACCATCTCCTACGCCAAGGTGCGGGCGCTCACGCGCGTGGCTACTCCGGAGAGCGAGACGGAGTTGCTCGAGTTCGCGCGCGCCGGGTCGGCGGCCAAGCTGGAGCGGATGGTGCGCATGTGGAAGAAGCGGAACACCAGAGGTACAAATCCCGGCAGGAAATCGTATAAAGTCTTACAGGGCTGCACGATCTGCGTTTCCTGCCGTTGGACGGGACCCGGCTGGACCGTGCCGCGACAGCGGGAAAAGCGGACTTGA
- a CDS encoding metallophosphoesterase family protein — MAESEGRFDRVAVFGGVYSNHLALAAAAEDARARGADALFCLGDLGGFGPNPDKVFPILRREDVRVVQGNYDDSIGRGLDDCRCGYTDPRDNHYARLAYDYALSNTSGAHRHWLAALPPAIRFRLGPLRVLACHGSPRQVNEFLWETTTPSHFLAKLAADAGCDVILGGHTGIHWARRFAPRGWYVNAGALGRPANDGRTCVWYAMVSAEGDRLGVDFIPVRYDHEALAREMAGEGICEEFIATIRTGWWTTCLEILPGKERARGRY, encoded by the coding sequence GTGGCTGAATCGGAGGGCCGGTTCGATCGCGTGGCGGTGTTCGGCGGTGTCTACTCCAACCACCTGGCGCTGGCGGCCGCGGCCGAGGATGCGCGCGCGCGCGGCGCGGACGCGCTTTTCTGCCTGGGCGATCTGGGGGGGTTCGGGCCCAATCCGGACAAGGTCTTCCCCATACTCCGGCGCGAGGACGTGCGCGTGGTGCAGGGCAACTACGACGACTCCATCGGGCGCGGGCTGGACGACTGCCGCTGCGGCTACACCGACCCGCGCGACAATCACTATGCCAGGCTGGCGTACGACTACGCGCTCTCCAACACGTCCGGCGCGCATCGCCACTGGCTGGCCGCGCTTCCCCCCGCCATCCGCTTTCGCCTGGGCCCGCTGCGGGTGCTCGCCTGTCACGGCAGCCCGCGCCAGGTCAACGAGTTCCTGTGGGAAACCACCACGCCTTCGCATTTCCTGGCGAAGCTCGCCGCGGACGCGGGCTGCGACGTGATTCTCGGGGGACACACGGGCATCCACTGGGCCCGGCGGTTCGCGCCCCGGGGCTGGTACGTCAACGCGGGGGCGCTGGGACGGCCGGCGAACGACGGGCGCACCTGCGTCTGGTATGCTATGGTATCGGCCGAGGGGGACCGGCTGGGCGTCGACTTCATTCCGGTCCGCTACGATCACGAGGCGCTGGCCCGCGAGATGGCGGGAGAGGGCATCTGTGAGGAGTTCATCGCGACCATTCGCACCGGGTGGTGGACCACCTGCCTGGAGATCCTGCCGGGCAAGGAACGCGCGCGCGGGCGCTACTGA